The genomic segment CAGACCCGCACGGGCGCCGGGCCTGCGCGGACCCTGTCCCCGGGGCGCCGTCGGCTGTCGGCGCCCCGTTTTATTTTGACGAAGGAAACGCCCGATGCCTGCCGAACAGAATCCCCTCCGCCCGCCGCGCTGCCCTCAGTGCCGGACTCCGCTGGAGTCCGTGTCCGGCCCGAACTTCCCCTTCTGCTCCGAGCGCTGCGCCCTCGTGGACCTCGGCATGTGGGCCGGCGAGTCCTACGCCATCCCCGGCACATCGGAAGAGGAGGGGGAAAATGAAGAAGAGCCTTCTCAATAAAGTAGCTCAGTGAATCATTCGCGATAAACCAAGCTTTTTCCCTACGCCCTTTCGGACCATTACAATCCACAAGGCTTTATTTTCCTTATCAAGTCATTTTCTCCTTCCTTCCTGCTGGAGTATGATGTATCATTTCACTATAACTGCCTGATTTTCTCGTCGAATTGCGAGGTCTACACCCTACACCCATTGATCCCCCTGGCGGGGATCGGGTCGGGTGAGGATGTTGCTGGCGTCGTTGCAAACGTGCAGCAGTTGCCCCGCCCCCGGCAATGCCTGAACGGAGCGGCCCACCCGCGTCGCGTTCCCAGCGCCGATTGGGCATGGCAGTCCATCCGCGCCACGTGCCCTTCGTTCGTCACCTGGGCATGGCGGCCAGTCCGCGTC from the Acidobacteriota bacterium genome contains:
- the yacG gene encoding DNA gyrase inhibitor YacG, translated to MPAEQNPLRPPRCPQCRTPLESVSGPNFPFCSERCALVDLGMWAGESYAIPGTSEEEGENEEEPSQ